The Candidatus Synechococcus calcipolaris G9 nucleotide sequence ATCCATAGGTATTAAACGACCATCCTGGAGTTGGAGCCAGCGATTACAGACCCGTTTGACGAGGGCAGTATCATGGCTGGCCAAGATATAGGAATGGCGGGACTCACCCAGAAATTGCTCTAGGCGATCGCAGCTATGGCGATCCAAAAAAGCGGTGGGTTCATCGTAAATAATAAGTTGGGGATCCATGGCTAAAACCCCGGCGATCTCCACCATGCGCTGTTCACCACCGGATAGGTGATGGGGCGGCCGCTCGGCCAGGTGCTCAGTTCCCGTTTGTTGGAGGGCCGCCGCCACCCGTTCCTGGAGGTTTCTGGATTGAAGACCAAGATTTTCAGGGCCAAAGGCCACATCCTCCCAAACCGTTGCCGAAAAGAGTTG carries:
- a CDS encoding energy-coupling factor ABC transporter ATP-binding protein, with the protein product MVDARPILQICHLDFAYPGQSFLFRDLSLDLWPGDRLGLTGDNGSGKTTLFLLCAGILKPNAGLIRWLGQPVIPGQFQAGLGIVLQNPGDQLFSATVWEDVAFGPENLGLQSRNLQERVAAALQQTGTEHLAERPPHHLSGGEQRMVEIAGVLAMDPQLIIYDEPTAFLDRHSCDRLEQFLGESRHSYILASHDTALVKRVCNRWLQLQDGRLIPMDN